The following proteins are encoded in a genomic region of Arcobacter cloacae:
- a CDS encoding bifunctional aconitate hydratase 2/2-methylisocitrate dehydratase, with translation MSLLANYKAHSQERLNEGGLPALPLTAEQTVELVELLKANPVVEAEYCLDLFKNKINPGVDDAAYVKAAFLNDIVQGNVTCSVISKVEAIEILGTMMGGFNVSPLVEALKIDEVADAAATQLKNTILVYNSFNDVKDLMDAGNAKAKEVIESWANAEWFTNKPALEEEMTLTVYKIPGETNTDDLSPATVAFTRSDIPLHATAMLQSRMEKPLEKMAELKQKGHPLAYVGDVVGTGSSRKSGINSVQWHMGRDIPGVPNKRTGGVVIGSIIAPIFFNTAEDSGCLPIQANVDSIETGDVIVLKPYAGVIEKDGKVVSEFKLAPNTLTDEMRAGGRIPLIIGKGLTAKARAALGLGASDAFIAPEQPANNGKGYTQAQKMVGVACGVEGVKPGMYVEPIATTVGSQDTTGPMTRDEIKELAALSFGADMVMQSFCHTAAYPKPADIKLRHTLPDFINSRGGVTLKPGDGVIHSWLNRLCLPDTVGTGGDSHTRFPIGISFPAGSGLIAFAGVTGMMPLTMPESVLVKFTGKMQAGITLRDLVNAIPYYAIKQGLLTVPKKNKKNIFAGTIIEIQGLPDLKVEQAFELSDASAERSAAACSVQLNKEPIIEYLSSNIALIEKMIEEGYEDAKTLQRRADKMKEWIKNPQLLEPDADAEYLATIEINLDEIKEPILACPNDPDDVATLSEILADESRPKNIDEVFVGSCMTNIGLFRALGEVLKGEGVAKAKLWVAPPTKMDEAQLTEEGYYAAFAAAGARIEIPGCSLCMGNQAQVSEGSTVFSTSTRNFDNRLGKNSKVYLGSAEVAAVAALLGRLPSVEEYMNIVAQKINETNKDGVYKYLNFHQVSSEHLTTLVTSR, from the coding sequence ATGAGTTTATTAGCAAATTATAAAGCGCATTCGCAAGAGAGACTTAATGAGGGTGGATTACCAGCATTACCTTTAACTGCTGAACAAACTGTTGAGTTAGTAGAGTTATTAAAAGCTAATCCAGTTGTTGAAGCTGAATACTGTTTAGATTTATTCAAAAACAAAATCAACCCAGGTGTTGATGATGCTGCTTATGTAAAAGCTGCATTTTTAAATGATATTGTTCAAGGAAATGTAACTTGTTCTGTAATTTCAAAAGTTGAAGCTATTGAAATCTTAGGAACAATGATGGGTGGATTTAACGTATCTCCATTAGTTGAAGCTTTAAAAATTGATGAAGTTGCAGATGCTGCTGCTACTCAATTAAAAAATACTATCTTAGTTTATAATTCATTTAATGATGTTAAAGATTTAATGGATGCTGGAAATGCAAAAGCTAAAGAAGTTATTGAGTCATGGGCAAATGCTGAGTGGTTTACAAATAAACCAGCTTTAGAAGAAGAAATGACATTAACTGTATATAAAATTCCAGGTGAAACAAATACAGATGATTTATCTCCTGCAACTGTAGCATTTACAAGATCTGATATTCCATTACACGCAACAGCAATGTTACAATCAAGAATGGAAAAACCATTAGAAAAAATGGCTGAATTAAAACAAAAAGGTCATCCTTTAGCATACGTTGGAGACGTTGTTGGAACTGGATCTTCAAGAAAATCAGGAATTAACTCAGTTCAATGGCATATGGGAAGAGACATTCCAGGTGTTCCAAATAAAAGAACAGGTGGAGTTGTAATTGGTTCTATCATTGCTCCAATTTTCTTCAACACAGCAGAAGATTCAGGATGTTTACCAATTCAAGCAAACGTTGATTCAATTGAAACTGGTGATGTTATTGTTTTAAAACCATACGCTGGTGTAATTGAAAAAGATGGAAAAGTAGTTTCTGAGTTTAAATTAGCTCCAAATACATTAACAGATGAGATGAGAGCAGGTGGAAGAATTCCATTAATTATTGGAAAAGGATTAACTGCTAAAGCTAGAGCTGCTTTAGGTTTAGGTGCATCTGATGCATTTATTGCTCCTGAGCAACCAGCTAATAACGGTAAAGGTTATACTCAAGCACAAAAAATGGTAGGTGTTGCTTGTGGTGTTGAAGGTGTAAAACCAGGTATGTACGTTGAGCCAATCGCTACAACTGTAGGAAGCCAAGATACAACAGGACCAATGACTAGAGATGAGATTAAAGAACTTGCTGCATTATCTTTTGGTGCTGATATGGTTATGCAATCATTCTGTCACACAGCTGCTTATCCAAAACCAGCTGACATTAAATTAAGACATACTTTACCAGATTTCATCAACTCAAGAGGTGGAGTTACACTTAAGCCAGGTGACGGTGTTATTCACTCATGGTTAAATAGATTATGTTTACCAGATACTGTAGGAACTGGTGGAGATTCACATACAAGATTCCCAATTGGTATCTCATTCCCAGCTGGATCAGGATTAATCGCGTTCGCAGGTGTTACAGGTATGATGCCTTTAACTATGCCAGAATCTGTATTAGTTAAATTTACAGGAAAAATGCAAGCAGGAATTACTTTAAGAGATTTAGTAAATGCAATTCCATATTATGCAATTAAACAAGGATTATTAACAGTTCCTAAGAAAAATAAAAAGAACATTTTTGCTGGAACAATTATTGAAATTCAAGGTTTACCAGACTTAAAAGTTGAGCAAGCATTCGAATTATCAGATGCATCTGCAGAAAGATCAGCAGCTGCTTGTTCTGTTCAATTAAACAAAGAACCAATTATTGAATATTTATCTTCAAACATTGCATTAATTGAAAAAATGATTGAAGAAGGTTATGAAGACGCTAAAACTTTACAAAGAAGAGCTGACAAAATGAAAGAGTGGATTAAAAACCCTCAATTATTAGAGCCAGATGCAGATGCTGAGTATTTAGCTACAATCGAAATCAACTTAGATGAAATTAAAGAGCCAATCTTAGCTTGTCCAAACGATCCAGATGATGTTGCTACTTTATCTGAAATCTTAGCTGATGAATCAAGACCAAAAAATATTGATGAAGTATTCGTAGGTTCTTGTATGACTAATATCGGTCTATTCAGAGCTTTAGGAGAAGTATTAAAAGGTGAAGGTGTTGCTAAAGCAAAACTATGGGTTGCACCTCCTACAAAAATGGACGAAGCTCAATTAACTGAAGAGGGATACTATGCTGCATTTGCTGCTGCAGGTGCTAGAATTGAGATTCCAGGTTGTTCATTATGTATGGGTAACCAAGCACAAGTAAGTGAAGGTTCAACTGTATTCTCTACTTCAACAAGAAACTTCGATAACAGACTTGGTAAAAACTCTAAAGTTTATTTAGGTTCTGCTGAAGTTGCTGCTGTTGCCGCATTATTAGGAAGATTACCTTCTGTTGAAGAGTATATGAATATTGTTGCACAAAAAATTAATGAAACAAATAAAGATGGTGTTTATAAATACTTAAACTTCCACCAAGTTTCAAGTGAGCATTTAACTACATTAGTTACTTCAAGATAA
- a CDS encoding YiiD C-terminal domain-containing protein, translating to MIKELEKKLHDEIPLTKFMEIKITDYNNNYLISQAPLNININDKGTAFGGSLATINIISSWGLCWIIQKELGFNSNNIVIIKNEHSYKKPVTKDIVCFTTKPSLEEIDKLKNKLLSKKSASIKIESKIIEDGEICVDFTGYYVIKI from the coding sequence ATGATTAAAGAATTAGAAAAAAAATTACATGATGAAATACCACTAACCAAATTTATGGAGATAAAAATAACAGATTATAATAATAACTACTTAATCTCACAAGCTCCACTTAATATAAATATAAACGATAAAGGTACAGCTTTTGGTGGAAGTTTAGCAACAATAAATATTATTTCTTCTTGGGGTTTATGTTGGATTATTCAAAAAGAGTTGGGTTTTAATAGTAACAATATAGTTATAATAAAAAATGAACACTCTTATAAAAAACCAGTAACTAAAGATATTGTTTGTTTTACTACAAAACCCTCTTTAGAAGAGATAGATAAATTAAAAAATAAACTTTTATCAAAAAAAAGTGCTTCAATAAAAATAGAATCAAAAATCATAGAAGATGGTGAAATATGTGTAGATTTTACTGGTTATTATGTGATTAAAATATAA
- a CDS encoding GGDEF domain-containing protein has product MNKIASYEELSLKIAFLQKEAKFNDVFLKKLFDVIPNPMFYKDKNGVYQHCNDAFSKIILGIPKEQIIGKTLYDLPHVIPKENADVYYEKDRELFLTSKEQFYEGKVRCADSKDRYFHFYKSSFVMEDEIVGLVGIMLDVSDYKKALEELDEKNRLLSELSITDSLTGLYNRRHFQNILEKKLNALSRHKQKFSFAIIDIDFFKDYNDSFGHHEGDIALQKVAKILKESFNRINDYVFRIGGEEFAILFEVKEQKDAFLLVENLRIKVENLKIKASKKSNYEYLTISIGLANLLSIKEEINSSIIYHEVDKLLYKSKNNEKNQITVKDIIF; this is encoded by the coding sequence ATGAATAAAATAGCAAGTTATGAGGAATTGAGCCTTAAAATTGCGTTTTTACAAAAAGAAGCAAAATTTAATGATGTATTTTTAAAAAAATTATTTGATGTAATTCCTAATCCTATGTTTTACAAAGATAAAAATGGAGTTTATCAACATTGTAATGATGCTTTTTCAAAAATAATTTTAGGAATACCAAAAGAGCAGATTATTGGAAAAACTCTTTATGATTTACCTCATGTTATTCCAAAAGAGAATGCAGATGTATATTATGAAAAGGATAGAGAACTTTTTTTGACTTCAAAAGAGCAATTTTATGAAGGAAAAGTGAGATGTGCTGATTCAAAAGATAGATATTTTCATTTTTATAAATCATCTTTTGTTATGGAAGATGAAATAGTAGGTTTAGTTGGAATTATGCTTGATGTTAGTGATTATAAAAAGGCTTTAGAAGAGTTGGATGAAAAAAATAGATTACTAAGTGAGTTAAGTATAACTGATTCTTTAACAGGATTATATAATAGAAGGCATTTCCAAAATATTTTAGAAAAAAAATTAAATGCTTTATCAAGACATAAACAAAAGTTTTCATTTGCGATTATAGATATAGATTTTTTCAAAGATTATAATGATAGTTTTGGACATCACGAAGGTGATATAGCTTTACAAAAAGTGGCTAAGATATTAAAAGAGAGTTTTAATAGAATAAATGATTATGTATTTAGAATAGGTGGAGAAGAGTTTGCTATTTTATTTGAAGTAAAAGAACAAAAAGATGCTTTTTTACTTGTTGAAAATCTTAGAATAAAAGTAGAAAATCTAAAAATCAAAGCTTCAAAAAAATCAAATTATGAATATCTAACAATTTCTATTGGTTTAGCAAATTTATTGAGTATTAAAGAAGAGATTAACTCTTCAATAATTTATCATGAAGTTGATAAGCTTTTATATAAGTCAAAAAATAATGAAAAGAATCAAATAACAGTAAAAGATATTATATTTTAA
- a CDS encoding DUF6161 domain-containing protein, translating into MDRNQLTEEIIKNLITIQNKLKNDIVKKTIVDNIKYESFKYENLISAVNYYIKNKEGLTLLSDSLYLNQFNNSLRTFILKTENENEIIRYKVQLLDAINVIIDYQNILFSIEEKNLKPDEKDFSERYYKEEDSTNESENSILKSKIEDLEKKNFEVLGQFSELKNLFEKRETEFAQVSEVLEKSKTLESEFENAKEAVLKNIELKQATTYWEKQTEKYNKKYLIYFGINIFIAICLIATTFYLINHTGLFITNTTDLIGKELPDAITKIAHSASFFNYIIFIMFTTIMVWMMKILVKIMLSNYHLAVDANERVIMINTYLVLLEDGKGFQETDRKVILDNIFRQTNHGIIKDETSVTVADIVSSFKR; encoded by the coding sequence ATGGATAGAAATCAACTTACAGAAGAGATAATTAAAAATTTAATAACTATTCAGAATAAATTAAAAAATGATATAGTTAAAAAAACTATAGTTGATAATATTAAGTATGAAAGTTTTAAATATGAAAATTTAATTTCAGCAGTTAATTATTATATTAAAAATAAAGAAGGATTAACACTTTTAAGTGATTCTTTATATTTGAATCAATTTAACAACTCTTTAAGAACATTTATTTTAAAGACTGAAAATGAAAATGAAATAATCCGTTATAAAGTACAATTACTAGATGCCATAAATGTAATAATTGATTATCAAAATATATTATTTAGTATTGAAGAAAAAAATCTAAAGCCAGATGAGAAAGATTTTTCAGAGAGATATTATAAAGAAGAAGATTCTACTAATGAATCAGAAAATAGTATATTAAAATCAAAAATAGAAGATTTAGAAAAAAAGAATTTTGAAGTTTTAGGACAATTTAGTGAGTTAAAAAATCTTTTTGAAAAAAGAGAAACAGAATTTGCTCAAGTTAGTGAAGTATTAGAAAAATCAAAAACTTTGGAAAGTGAATTTGAAAATGCAAAAGAAGCTGTTCTTAAAAATATAGAACTTAAACAAGCAACAACTTATTGGGAAAAACAAACAGAAAAATATAATAAAAAATATTTAATTTATTTTGGAATAAATATATTTATTGCTATTTGCCTAATAGCAACTACATTCTATTTGATTAATCATACTGGATTATTTATAACTAATACAACTGATTTAATAGGGAAAGAATTGCCAGATGCAATAACTAAGATTGCTCATAGTGCATCATTTTTTAATTACATTATATTTATTATGTTTACTACAATTATGGTTTGGATGATGAAAATTTTAGTAAAAATAATGCTTAGTAATTATCATTTAGCAGTAGATGCGAATGAAAGAGTTATTATGATTAATACATATCTTGTTTTATTAGAAGATGGAAAAGGTTTCCAAGAAACTGACAGAAAAGTGATTTTAGATAATATTTTTAGGCAAACAAATCATGGAATAATAAAAGATGAAACAAGTGTAACTGTTGCTGATATAGTAAGTTCATTTAAAAGATAA
- a CDS encoding N-6 DNA methylase — protein sequence MKLEDFKKLLVYLGFELKKDVYTKHFSQFDCDLKVDLKNEKLIYPIEKGFIVNSETTSNFSSNENFVVFECVHRLLNQGYKPESIELEPSWKLGHSNKSGRADIFIKNLQNEPLLIIECKTAGKEFEKAWKYTLEDGGQLFSYLEQEKAVEFIALYASDFINNEIVTSQKIISHKDNETILLENKELKSFKDAKNVKERYKVWKDTYKQEFTEKGIFEENIQAYQIGKDKYTLDIDTKPIDATDKKGKYHQFRTILRKYNVSRRENAFEVLVNLFLCKIVDETNNKDDLKFYWKGIAYDSYFDLVDRLQELYHKGMKDFLKQEVVYVSNEEIDKAFWTIKQKRNATKDTIKDIFRQLKFFKGLDFEFIKVHDSKGFDKNAKILLEIIQMWQGLRLLTTEQNQFLGDMFEFFLDNGIKQSEGQFFTPVPICKFIVSSLPLEDKISNSSEPIKAIDYACGAGHFLNEYALNITPIVKKHKNESAVNEYYKNIYGIEKEDRLAKVAKVSAFMYGQDEINIIDADALDNHKEIKEQSFDCLVANPPFAVEDFLLTLDEEIREQYELIETINDLGNKNIQCFFLERAKQLLAPNGVAGIIVPSSILNNSDNTHIKTREILLKYFDFVSIVELGSQTFGKTGTNTVILFIKRKGLKPEVATHFKNRIDDFFEDWESEKSSNGGAYQDINIISSYCNHLDIDINLYEKILQNILDVKLFDIEIFAEYKKSFENSTEIKNLKDKKQFKDKSSKQQKEELEEKLLKYIQKIEKEKLYFYMLSFNNPTKVLVVKSPSDNKIQKNFLGYEWSGAKGSEGIKYFGGENINDIETPLFDPKNRDNEEKISYLIKEHFSGNTKTIKDEYKEHCSYINLVDMLDFNRVEFNKSINLSVNKKVEIESKYPLFKLGDLSEAPLYGANEKAIDGIENQDIRYIRITDINDNGTLNNEFKTAENIQEQYILKDNDFLFARSGNTVGKTFLYTEKYGKCLFAGYLIRFRLNDKKILPYYLKNYTDTSFYWKWIINNITGSSQPNINGQIYSSLKIPLPPLEIQEEIVKDCQKVDDEVSKATEIIEQSKQNIENGFLELFSNATQTYKLSNDDIFDVSIGKRVLAKEIEENPSNESITVYSANVFEPFGYIKKDLLKDFSKDSVLWGIDGDWMVNFMPKEKPFYPTDHCGVVRIKQDVLHGRYLAWALNKAGIEFRFSRANRASTERIKGMVIKAPSFEEQNKFALEVEKLEKSINDAKKIIDTAKNKKEEILKKYL from the coding sequence ATGAAACTAGAAGATTTTAAAAAGTTATTAGTGTATTTAGGATTTGAGTTAAAAAAAGATGTTTATACAAAACATTTTTCACAATTTGATTGTGATTTAAAAGTTGATTTAAAAAATGAAAAACTCATTTATCCAATAGAAAAAGGTTTTATTGTAAATAGTGAAACAACTAGTAATTTTTCAAGTAATGAAAATTTTGTAGTTTTTGAATGTGTTCATAGACTTTTAAATCAAGGTTATAAACCTGAATCTATTGAGCTTGAGCCTAGTTGGAAATTAGGACATTCAAATAAAAGCGGTCGTGCAGATATTTTTATCAAAAATCTTCAAAATGAACCTTTACTTATTATTGAGTGTAAAACAGCTGGAAAAGAATTTGAAAAAGCTTGGAAATATACTTTAGAAGATGGTGGGCAACTTTTTAGTTATTTAGAACAAGAAAAAGCAGTAGAATTTATAGCTTTATATGCAAGTGATTTTATAAATAATGAAATTGTTACTTCTCAAAAAATCATCTCTCATAAAGATAATGAAACAATTTTACTTGAAAATAAAGAACTTAAAAGCTTTAAAGATGCTAAAAATGTAAAAGAGAGATATAAAGTTTGGAAAGATACTTATAAGCAAGAGTTCACAGAAAAAGGAATATTTGAAGAAAATATTCAGGCTTACCAAATAGGAAAAGATAAATATACTTTAGATATAGATACTAAACCTATTGATGCAACTGATAAAAAAGGTAAATATCATCAATTTAGAACTATTTTAAGAAAATATAATGTAAGCCGTAGAGAAAATGCTTTTGAAGTTTTAGTAAATCTATTTTTATGCAAAATTGTTGATGAAACAAATAATAAAGATGATTTAAAATTTTATTGGAAAGGAATAGCTTATGATAGTTATTTTGACCTAGTTGATAGACTTCAAGAGCTTTATCATAAAGGAATGAAAGATTTTTTGAAGCAAGAAGTTGTTTATGTAAGTAACGAAGAAATAGATAAAGCATTTTGGACAATAAAACAAAAAAGAAATGCTACAAAAGATACAATCAAAGATATTTTTAGACAACTAAAATTTTTCAAAGGTTTAGATTTTGAATTTATAAAAGTGCATGATTCAAAAGGCTTTGATAAAAATGCCAAAATCTTACTTGAGATTATTCAAATGTGGCAAGGATTAAGACTTTTAACAACTGAACAAAATCAATTTTTAGGGGATATGTTTGAGTTCTTTTTAGACAATGGTATCAAGCAAAGTGAGGGTCAGTTTTTTACTCCTGTACCTATTTGTAAATTCATTGTTTCATCACTGCCTCTTGAAGATAAAATTTCAAATTCAAGTGAACCTATAAAAGCAATAGATTATGCTTGTGGGGCTGGACACTTTTTAAATGAATATGCTTTAAATATAACACCAATTGTTAAAAAACATAAAAATGAAAGTGCTGTAAATGAGTATTACAAAAATATTTATGGAATAGAAAAAGAAGATAGACTTGCAAAAGTTGCAAAAGTAAGTGCATTTATGTATGGACAAGATGAAATAAATATCATAGATGCTGATGCTCTTGATAATCATAAAGAAATTAAAGAACAAAGTTTTGATTGTTTAGTTGCTAATCCACCTTTTGCTGTTGAAGATTTTTTACTTACTCTTGATGAAGAAATAAGAGAACAATATGAGTTAATAGAAACTATTAATGACTTAGGAAATAAAAATATTCAATGTTTCTTTTTAGAAAGAGCAAAACAACTATTAGCCCCAAATGGTGTGGCTGGAATAATAGTACCATCTTCAATACTAAATAACTCGGACAATACACATATCAAAACAAGAGAAATATTGCTTAAATATTTTGATTTTGTATCTATTGTAGAACTTGGAAGTCAAACTTTTGGAAAAACTGGAACAAATACAGTTATTTTATTTATTAAAAGAAAAGGCTTAAAACCAGAAGTTGCAACACATTTTAAAAATAGAATTGATGATTTTTTTGAAGATTGGGAAAGTGAAAAAAGTTCAAATGGTGGAGCATATCAAGATATAAATATCATAAGTTCTTATTGTAATCATTTAGATATTGATATAAATTTATATGAAAAAATACTTCAAAATATACTAGATGTTAAGCTTTTTGATATTGAAATATTTGCAGAGTACAAAAAATCATTTGAAAATAGTACAGAAATAAAAAATCTAAAAGACAAAAAACAATTTAAAGATAAATCATCAAAACAACAAAAAGAAGAGCTAGAAGAGAAACTATTAAAATATATCCAAAAAATAGAAAAAGAAAAACTATATTTTTATATGTTATCTTTCAATAATCCTACAAAAGTGCTTGTTGTAAAATCTCCAAGCGACAATAAAATTCAAAAAAACTTTTTAGGTTATGAATGGAGTGGAGCAAAAGGAAGTGAGGGAATAAAATATTTTGGTGGAGAAAATATAAATGATATAGAAACTCCACTTTTTGACCCAAAAAATAGAGATAATGAAGAAAAAATAAGTTATCTAATAAAAGAACATTTTAGTGGAAATACTAAAACAATAAAAGATGAATATAAAGAACATTGTAGTTATATAAATCTAGTGGATATGTTGGATTTTAATAGAGTTGAATTTAATAAATCTATAAATTTAAGTGTAAATAAAAAAGTTGAAATAGAAAGTAAATATCCATTGTTTAAACTTGGAGACTTGTCAGAAGCACCTCTGTATGGTGCTAACGAAAAAGCAATAGATGGCATAGAAAATCAAGATATTAGATATATTAGAATTACTGATATTAACGATAATGGTACTTTAAATAATGAATTTAAAACAGCTGAAAATATTCAAGAACAATATATATTAAAAGATAATGACTTTTTATTTGCAAGGTCTGGAAATACAGTTGGAAAAACTTTTCTTTATACTGAAAAATATGGTAAATGTTTATTCGCAGGATATTTAATTAGATTTAGATTAAATGATAAAAAGATTCTTCCTTATTATCTTAAAAACTATACTGATACAAGCTTTTATTGGAAATGGATAATAAATAATATTACAGGTTCTTCTCAACCAAATATTAATGGACAAATTTATAGTTCATTAAAAATCCCTCTTCCACCACTTGAAATTCAAGAAGAAATTGTAAAAGATTGTCAAAAAGTAGATGATGAAGTATCAAAAGCAACTGAAATTATAGAACAATCAAAACAAAATATTGAAAATGGTTTCTTAGAACTGTTTTCAAATGCAACACAAACTTATAAATTAAGTAATGATGATATTTTTGATGTTTCTATTGGAAAAAGAGTTTTAGCAAAAGAAATTGAAGAAAACCCAAGTAATGAATCAATTACAGTTTATAGTGCAAATGTTTTTGAACCATTTGGATATATCAAAAAAGATTTACTAAAAGATTTTTCAAAAGATTCTGTACTTTGGGGAATAGATGGCGACTGGATGGTAAATTTTATGCCAAAAGAAAAACCATTTTATCCAACTGACCACTGTGGAGTAGTAAGAATTAAACAAGATGTTTTACATGGTAGATATTTAGCTTGGGCTTTAAATAAAGCTGGAATTGAATTTCGTTTCTCAAGAGCAAATAGAGCTTCAACAGAAAGAATAAAAGGAATGGTTATTAAAGCTCCAAGTTTTGAAGAACAAAATAAATTTGCTTTGGAAGTTGAGAAATTAGAAAAAAGCATTAATGATGCAAAAAAAATCATTGATACTGCAAAAAATAAAAAAGAAGAGATTTTAAAGAAATATTTGTAA
- a CDS encoding AMP-dependent synthetase/ligase, translating into MQTYNFKTYSELFIHICSLENKYFLNYLSNEKYTNISTSDFKNKVICLSLALKDMGIKKGDTVGIFAKSSPFWLIFDFAIHEVGAISVPIFANISSENLNFEIKDSAMKYMFIDSQERLKDIEEKNSHLTFITHNFCIKEPNFYNFDEILVIGKQICDSTGFTPFEANPNDIFSIIYTSGNTGTPKGVMLSHKNIVSQLHDINKLIDLPQSEVALSLLPLAHIFERTVMSYYLSRGISIYFVDDILNVANLMKVVKPTIMTVVPRLLEKIFNKIKAQILEKPFFSKVIASLAFSYALKENLDKSSILFKIYDKLVYSKFREIFGSRVEKLVSGGAPLSKEIAIFFVNIGVPVYQGYGLTEFSPVISTNYPNANKVGSCGKVIPSAQIKITQDSELLVRGDSLMIGYLNQEELTAKTIDKDGWLHTGDVAYLDEDRYLYIKSRVKEIFKTSTGEYVNAVFIEQQLSKNKYIEFAVVIAQNKKYTTALLFVDKEKYNLAKKVNNNLTIEEYYKRSDIIEAISKHIKNINKNLNQWEKIVDFRVITNDISIETGELTPSMKIARNKIEEKYENIINSMYEEKK; encoded by the coding sequence ATGCAAACTTACAATTTCAAAACCTATAGTGAACTTTTTATACATATTTGTAGTTTAGAAAATAAGTATTTTTTAAACTATTTATCAAATGAGAAATATACAAATATCTCAACAAGTGATTTTAAAAATAAAGTTATTTGTCTAAGTCTTGCCCTAAAAGACATGGGAATCAAAAAAGGTGATACGGTTGGGATTTTTGCAAAATCATCTCCATTTTGGCTTATTTTTGACTTTGCTATACATGAGGTTGGAGCTATTAGTGTGCCTATTTTTGCAAATATTTCAAGTGAAAATCTTAACTTTGAGATAAAAGACTCTGCTATGAAATATATGTTTATAGACTCACAAGAAAGACTCAAAGATATTGAAGAAAAAAACTCTCATCTTACTTTTATAACTCATAATTTTTGTATAAAAGAGCCAAATTTTTATAACTTTGATGAGATTTTGGTTATTGGTAAACAGATTTGTGATTCTACTGGATTTACTCCTTTTGAGGCAAATCCAAATGATATTTTTTCTATCATTTATACAAGTGGAAACACAGGAACTCCAAAAGGTGTGATGTTAAGCCATAAAAACATAGTTTCACAACTTCACGATATAAATAAACTAATAGATTTACCACAAAGTGAAGTTGCACTTTCTCTTCTTCCTTTGGCTCATATATTTGAGCGAACTGTTATGAGTTATTATCTAAGTCGTGGAATTAGTATCTATTTTGTAGATGATATTTTAAATGTAGCAAATCTTATGAAAGTTGTAAAACCAACGATTATGACAGTTGTTCCAAGACTTTTAGAAAAGATATTTAACAAAATAAAAGCTCAAATTTTAGAAAAACCATTTTTTAGTAAAGTTATAGCTTCTTTGGCTTTTTCTTATGCTCTAAAAGAAAACTTGGATAAAAGTTCTATTTTATTTAAGATTTATGACAAATTGGTTTATTCAAAATTTAGAGAAATATTTGGCTCAAGGGTTGAAAAACTTGTAAGTGGAGGAGCACCTTTATCAAAAGAGATAGCAATATTTTTTGTAAATATTGGCGTTCCTGTTTATCAAGGATATGGCTTAACAGAGTTTTCACCAGTTATTTCAACAAATTACCCAAATGCGAACAAAGTTGGTTCTTGTGGAAAAGTAATTCCAAGTGCGCAAATAAAAATTACTCAAGATAGTGAACTTCTTGTTCGTGGTGATTCTTTGATGATTGGTTATTTAAATCAAGAAGAATTAACAGCAAAAACTATTGATAAAGATGGTTGGCTTCATACAGGAGATGTGGCATATTTGGATGAAGATAGATATTTATACATCAAAAGTAGAGTAAAAGAGATATTTAAAACTTCAACGGGAGAGTATGTAAATGCCGTTTTTATAGAACAACAACTCTCTAAAAACAAATACATAGAGTTTGCTGTTGTAATCGCTCAAAATAAAAAATATACAACTGCCCTACTTTTTGTGGATAAAGAGAAATATAATCTTGCTAAAAAAGTAAATAATAACTTAACAATAGAAGAGTATTATAAAAGAAGTGATATTATTGAAGCTATTTCTAAACATATAAAAAACATAAATAAAAACTTGAATCAATGGGAAAAGATAGTTGATTTTAGAGTAATAACAAATGATATTTCTATTGAAACTGGAGAATTAACACCCTCTATGAAAATAGCTAGAAATAAGATTGAAGAAAAATATGAAAATATTATAAATAGTATGTATGAGGAGAAAAAATGA